From Acinonyx jubatus isolate Ajub_Pintada_27869175 chromosome E2, VMU_Ajub_asm_v1.0, whole genome shotgun sequence:
ggcgctgGAACCACACGTTCCTGGGCACGGGGTGGGCGGGTACCTGCAGAGACAGGAGCCccggggagaggggctggaggccgTGATGTCCACGGACCCCAGTCCGCGGCTTCCAAATCCCCCTCTGCTGCTCTGGACGAGGGACCAGCCCAGCCCACCCTTGCCCACAGCCACACCAACAGAGAACAGAGGCCAGAGCAGGCCGAGAACACAACGGGCGACCGGCCAGTACACGGCCCACACTAACACACGCCACCGCCTCGATGAAGGGGGGACGGCCTCGCACGCCCAGTGACAGGTGGATGGTGCCAGCCAGCCGCAAGGTCGTTCAGCCGTGAAAAGGAACGAGATCCTGGCACGCCGCACGGGGACGGCCCTGGCACATCAGGGGGAGCGCGGGAAGCCGGTTGCTGGCGctgtgcaccccccaccccggccaggggagggggcagggcccgCTGCCGGGTTAAGTGCTGCTTTAGGGGCAGTGGTGTGGCCCGGGATTAGCACCCAAGGCTGCACGACTCCGAATGCACTAAAAACCAGGGGAGAGGACTCTTACGACACCGAACGAGTTACGACTTAGAAATCTAAGAAGCGTCCTGACCCTTCCCCGACCACCAAGCCCCCAGCGGCTCTCTGGTTCCAGAAGGAAAGGTAGGGCCAGCTGGCTCTCCCCTTGCGCCCCCACTGCACCCAGGCTTCTGGAAGCCGACAGTCCACACGACCCGCGGCCCCCGCCTCAGGCACAGACTGCCGAGTGCCCCCTGCACGTATGAGGTGGGTCTAGGAGCGAGGGAGCTTCCCCCCCCAGCTTGCAGCCCTCACTCCGGCTCTCCAAGCCCACCTAGACAGGCCTACGCAGCAGCCGCAGCAGCATGGGGCACAGGGCGCGTCCTCGCCAGCTGTGTGCCCGGGGCTCCTGACttgacctccctgagcctcagctttgcCATCTGCACGATGGGCAACTCTGGCCTGTGAGCCGCTTCTGCCGATGGAGAGGTCACGGCTGGGGTGACTCAGTGAGACCCGGGGCGTGGCCCAGGGACGCTCACGAGTGACAGCACCTCCTCGTTTGTCAAACCGTGGCCTGACTGGGGGGATCAGGTAAAGAACCGAAAACCGAGCTCCCTGCCAGGGCTTTGCTCACGGCCACCAGGAAGCCTGCCGTGCTCAGGATACAGCGCGATGAGGGCCCGGCGCCCACGCAGTGGGACCCGAGCGCGGGGCATCCCGGGGTTCAAACACCACTCCACGGTCCACGGATGCGGAGCCTCCCAAACCCGAGCCCTCACATCTGAGCGACGCGGGTGGCTCCGGTCAGCCGGCGGCAGAGGCCAAGCTCCCACGACAGCGTGCACCGTGGCCAGCGTGGCTGCTCCCCGTCGTCCCTCACCCGGCCCTTCGCCGCAGTCACTCTTCCCAGGGCGGCGAATGTGCGGTGGGGAGCGGCGCCCTGTCACCGGGCCCGGCCTCTCCAGCAGCACACTTTGTTCCCGGCCAGCGGGCCCCGGGAGGCTCTTACGGGTTGACTGCCCGCTGGCCCGTGCTCCAGCCAGACGCTGGGGCCAGTCTGGGGCAGCGGAAAGGGGACAAGGGCCATCGAGGCAGGCTCCTGCCTTGTGCCCATGGCCCTCCTGTGAGCCCCCGTCTGCAGACCTCTCCCCTGCAGCCTCCACGAGGAGGAAATGTGCCGCTCCGTGGCCACGACCTCTGCAGATGGGAGGTGTCACCAAGGACGAGCCAGCCCCAGCGGAACCAGCATGCATGCTCCCGTGACCCTTGTGGGGACCAGCAAGTCTCAACCCACCTGGTCCCCGCTGTGCGCGCGCCTCCCAGGCCACCATGCAGGGAGCCGGCTGCCGTCGGCAGACATCTGCTCTCCAGCTGCGTGGCAGGAACAGCAGGGACGTGCCGACACCAGCGGCCACGCCGGGCCCAGGTGGACGGAGCGGCCCACAGCGGGCGGACGCGAAACCAGGCCCCAGCGGCTGCTCTTCCCGGGCAAGCGCCCACCCTGTCAATCCTAAGCTCATCCCCTCACGCTTCCTCCTCCGCCCAGCGACCGGAAGGAGGCGAGATTCCGAACCCAGGAGACCCCCAGCCCGTCCCGGTCAGGGCAGACGTCCCGTCCGCCGAGCTGCAGGCCCGGGGGCCTGTGAAAACAGACACACTTCCTTCCCATACCCGCGTTCCCCCGCCGAGGGCCCTGGACACCAAGCCCTGGATCTTTCGGGCAAGGCACCCAGCAGGCAGAGACACTCGGGTCCCTGCTTTTGTCTGCCCAGAGGTCAGCCCCACCTCCGAGCAGCAAGTCCACAGGCTGGGGGAGAGGCCTGCTCAGGAGTCCCCGCGGCCCCGCTACAGACCGCCTCCGACCCGACTTGTCCAGCCAGCAGCCCCTGAGCAGGACTAACACGGACAACTGGATGACCATCCCCAGAAGCGCCCGAAGCCAGTGGCACAACGAGCCTCACGGTATGACTATCAAAGCTCAGAGAGGGTCAGCGTttccccaaagccacacagcctgTCACCACCCAAGCGACACCAGGAGCCGGGGCTCCAAACCTCCGGGGAGCACCCACCCATCCACAATCCTTGCCTCAGCGCGGTAAGCAGTAACGGTCCGGGTCGAGGGAGCCGTCCCAGagacccccccctcccaccccgacCCCGAGACCCAGCGGGTTTCCACAGACGCGCTCCCTGCGGGGCCTGGAGTGGGCAGCAGAGCCCGAAGCCGCCGCGTCGCCTGGGAACCGCGGGCTCCCAGGGAGGGGGCCCGgcacacccaccctccccaccgccGGCCCCCCCCCGGCGGTGCCTCCTGGAGCCCAGGCCGGACCGAGGCAGCGGCGGGGGGAACGGGAAGCAGAAGCACAGCCCAGGCGgccaggtgaggggggggggggggtccgggacggtgctgccccccgcccccacccccaccgccgcAACGAAGCAGCAGGAGAGACACCTGAGCAGCCGCGAGGGCGCGAGCGCCCTGCCTCCAGACCCCCCGGCCGCCGCACCTGCTCCCCCGAGGCCTGGCGGGAGAAGGGGCTGCGCCTCTTACCTCTGGGCTCCTCCGCCTGTTTGGCGAGCTTGCGCAGCGCGGCGGCAAAGCTGGAGGACGGCGCGACCTGGGCCGACAGCGCACTGCCGGTGGTGGGGCTGCTGCTGGGCACCAGGGCGCCATTGAGCGGCGAGGGGGTGAGGGGGTTGACGGTGGCGGTGGTCC
This genomic window contains:
- the LOC128313154 gene encoding uncharacterized protein LOC128313154, whose translation is MSLGLTGWALAREEQPLGPGFASARCGPLRPPGPGVAAGVGTSLLFLPRSWRADVCRRQPAPCMVAWEARAQRGPGGLRLAGPHKGHGSMHAGSAGAGSSLVTPPICRGRGHGAAHFLLVEAAGERSADGGSQEGHGHKAGACLDGPCPLSAAPDWPQRLAGARASGQSTRKSLPGPAGREQSVLLERPGPVTGRRSPPHIRRPGKSDCGEGPGEGRRGAATLATVHAVVGAWPLPPADRSHPRRSDVRARVWEAPHPWTVEWCLNPGMPRARVPLRGRRALIALYPEHGRLPGGREQSPGRELGFRFFT